In Aegilops tauschii subsp. strangulata cultivar AL8/78 unplaced genomic scaffold, Aet v6.0 ptg000547l_obj, whole genome shotgun sequence, a single window of DNA contains:
- the LOC141031604 gene encoding transcription factor Y1-like: MGRAPCCEKVGLKRGRWTAKEDDTLAKYIAGHGEGSWRSLPKNAELLRCGKSCRLRWVNYLRDGVRRGNFSKEEDDLIVKLHATLGNRRSWTQPHIEEALWGYMKICIMTQTPATRQPNSISEKSRKGELGTAAPQKIIERTTCCSSSYATKPRQ, from the exons ATGGGGAGGGCGCCTTGCTGCGAGAAGGTGGGGCTGAAGCGAGGAAGGTGGACGGCGAAGGAGGATGACACTCTCGCAAAATACATTGCTGGGCACGGCGAGGGCTCATGGAGGTCTCTGCCCAAGAATGCGG AGCTACTGAGGTGTGGCAAGAGCTGCAGGCTACGGTGGGTCAACTACCTGAGGGACGGGGTGAGGAGGGGCAACTTCTCTAAGGAGGAAGACGATCTCATCGTCAAGCTCCATGCTACATTAGGCAACAG GCGATCATGGACTCAACCCCACATTGAAGAGGCCTTATGGGGCTATATGAAGATTTGCATCATGACTCAGACACCTGCAACTAGACAGCCCAACTCCATCTCTGAGAAGAGCCGCAAAGGAGAACTAGGCACGGCTGCGCCGCAGAAGATCATTGAAAGAACCACCTGCTGCTCGTCATCGTACGCTACCAAGCCCCGCCAGTAG